A genomic stretch from Setaria viridis chromosome 1, Setaria_viridis_v4.0, whole genome shotgun sequence includes:
- the LOC117842354 gene encoding protein GLUTAMINE DUMPER 4 translates to MRLARIAMAMEDGGGASSSVAQPAAMGMGYERHFQPPPFWSTPTPYLFIGFAVVMALIAVALAVLLCTRRKEDEGGRGAEGGQVMAVRVLAPLDREDAAVPRVLVVMAGHSAPSFLASAAPFASFAAAAAGDDAKPQQHVGGKDGADAV, encoded by the coding sequence ATGAGGCTCGCAAGAATCGCCATGGCgatggaggacggcggcggcgcgtcgtcgtcggtggcGCAGCCGGCCGCCATGGGCATGGGCTACGAGCGCCACTTCCAGCCGCCGCCGTTCTGGTCAACGCCGACGCCGTACCTCTTCATCGGGTTCGCCGTGGTGATGGCGCTCATCGCCGTGGCGCTGGCCGTGCTCCTCTGCACCCGCCGCAAGGAGGACGAGGGGGGCCGCGGCGCCGAGGGCGGCCAGGTCATGGCCGTGCGCGTGCTGGCGCCGCTGGACAGGGAGGACGCGGCGGTGCCCAGGGTGCTCGTCGTCATGGCCGGCCACAGCGCGCCGTCGTTCCTCGCCAGCGCCGCGCCGTTCGCCAGcttcgccgccgcagcagccgggGACGACGCCAAGCCGCAGCAGCACGTTGGCGGCAAGGACGGCGCCGACGCCGTGTAG